A single Streptococcus thermophilus DNA region contains:
- the pbp1b gene encoding penicillin-binding protein PBP1B: protein MNFEKIINYFRRLGKVFREKFAGLNFKKRDKSLKARKAGIKSKWNRKKAEKSPEDRVTVLDMADVFLKTLKLLSDFFYVVIIVLTLFGAGLGLGYLGSQIQSVPLIKDKTLLNQIGEVSLVSSMSYSDSKKIADIDTDLLRTPIESDAISNNVKNAIIATEDENFNKHKGVVPKAVFRALVSSVLGVGSSSGGSTLTQQLIKQQVTGDTPTFKRKAAEIIYALQLERHASKNEILTDYLNVSPFGRNNKGKNIAGIEEAAQGIFGVSAADLTVPQAAYLAGLPQSPIVYSPYTADGQLKNEKDLSYGLARQKDVLYNLYRGGYLDKSQYESYKSYDVTKDFKAGENPDAVSHDYLYYSVMSEAQDIMYDYLVKRDKVSSQDLKNDKTKEAYREMALRELQTGGYHVKTTIDNAVYHAMQDTANQYGDLLDQGGNNGVEVGNVLMDNATGAILGFVGGRNYENNQNNHAFDTARSPGSSIKPIIAYGIAIDQGLMGSSSILSNYPTNFTGGTPILHDGDKGTAMMNLQEALNTSWNIPAFWTYQMLQHHDVDVEGYMTKMGYKIANYNIESLPLGGGIETTVAQQVNAYQMLSNGGVYEKGYMIDSITDSTGEVIYQHKSKGVQVFTRATASIMDNLLKEVVVKGATTQFYSELKNVNGAAASADWMGKTGTTDNFADAWLVVSTPGITLGGWAGYDDNAPTNSKTGYTYNAQYMARLTSAIYNANPGIFKTGDKFNIDSSAIKASVLKSTGLKPATVSVNGRNVSVSGEMVDSYWAKNGPGDTIYKFAIGGTDSDYQKAWSSILGEH from the coding sequence ATGAATTTTGAAAAAATAATAAATTATTTTAGACGGTTAGGGAAGGTTTTTCGTGAAAAGTTTGCCGGCCTCAATTTTAAAAAAAGAGATAAATCTTTGAAAGCAAGGAAGGCTGGAATTAAATCTAAGTGGAATCGTAAGAAAGCGGAGAAGTCGCCTGAAGACAGAGTAACAGTCTTAGACATGGCTGATGTTTTTTTAAAGACATTAAAGCTCTTGTCTGATTTCTTTTATGTGGTCATTATCGTCTTAACCTTGTTTGGTGCTGGGCTTGGCTTGGGTTATCTGGGCAGTCAGATACAGTCTGTTCCATTGATTAAGGATAAAACCTTGTTGAATCAGATTGGCGAGGTTAGTTTGGTGTCTTCGATGAGTTATTCTGATTCTAAAAAGATTGCTGATATTGATACGGACCTGCTTAGAACTCCTATTGAAAGTGATGCAATTTCTAATAATGTTAAAAATGCCATTATTGCTACTGAGGATGAAAATTTCAATAAGCATAAGGGGGTTGTACCAAAAGCTGTCTTTAGAGCCTTGGTATCTTCAGTCTTGGGGGTAGGTTCCTCTAGTGGTGGTTCAACCCTAACACAGCAGTTGATAAAACAACAGGTTACAGGAGATACTCCAACATTTAAACGTAAAGCGGCAGAGATTATCTATGCACTACAACTGGAACGTCATGCTTCGAAAAATGAAATTTTAACTGATTATCTGAATGTTTCTCCTTTTGGTCGTAACAACAAGGGGAAAAATATTGCTGGTATCGAAGAGGCTGCACAAGGGATCTTTGGGGTCTCTGCTGCAGATTTGACAGTTCCTCAGGCAGCTTATCTGGCAGGTTTACCACAGAGCCCGATTGTCTATTCACCCTATACTGCGGATGGTCAACTAAAAAATGAAAAAGATCTTTCCTATGGCTTGGCACGTCAGAAAGATGTGCTCTACAATCTCTATCGAGGCGGTTACCTAGATAAGTCACAATACGAAAGTTATAAGAGTTATGACGTTACTAAAGATTTCAAGGCTGGTGAGAATCCAGATGCTGTCAGTCATGACTATTTGTACTATTCAGTCATGTCTGAAGCTCAAGATATCATGTATGATTATTTGGTGAAGCGTGACAAGGTATCAAGTCAAGATTTGAAAAATGATAAGACAAAGGAAGCCTACCGTGAGATGGCTCTCCGAGAGCTACAAACAGGTGGTTATCATGTTAAGACAACAATTGACAATGCTGTCTACCATGCGATGCAAGATACTGCGAACCAATATGGAGATCTACTTGATCAGGGTGGAAATAACGGGGTCGAAGTTGGAAATGTACTCATGGACAATGCGACTGGAGCGATTTTAGGATTTGTTGGTGGTCGTAATTATGAGAATAACCAGAATAACCATGCCTTTGATACTGCTCGTTCTCCTGGATCTTCTATTAAGCCTATTATTGCTTATGGAATTGCCATTGACCAAGGTTTAATGGGTAGCTCAAGTATCCTTTCAAATTATCCAACTAATTTTACAGGTGGGACACCGATTCTTCATGATGGCGATAAGGGAACGGCCATGATGAATTTGCAAGAGGCGCTTAATACGTCGTGGAATATTCCTGCCTTTTGGACCTATCAAATGCTTCAACATCATGATGTTGACGTTGAGGGCTATATGACCAAGATGGGTTATAAGATTGCTAACTACAATATTGAGAGTCTGCCCCTTGGTGGTGGGATTGAAACTACTGTTGCTCAGCAGGTAAACGCCTATCAAATGCTTTCAAATGGCGGTGTTTATGAAAAAGGTTATATGATTGATAGTATTACTGATAGCACTGGTGAGGTTATTTATCAACATAAATCTAAAGGGGTTCAGGTCTTTACAAGGGCTACGGCTAGCATTATGGATAACTTACTTAAAGAAGTTGTGGTTAAGGGAGCGACAACCCAATTTTATTCGGAGTTGAAAAATGTCAATGGTGCAGCGGCCTCAGCTGACTGGATGGGTAAAACAGGGACGACTGATAACTTTGCTGATGCTTGGTTGGTTGTGTCGACGCCTGGCATTACCCTTGGGGGTTGGGCTGGTTATGATGACAATGCACCTACCAATTCTAAAACGGGTTACACTTACAATGCCCAATATATGGCTCGTTTGACTTCAGCCATCTATAATGCTAATCCAGGTATTTTCAAAACGGGAGATAAGTTTAATATAGATTCAAGCGCCATTAAGGCAAGTGTGCTCAAGTCGACAGGCCTTAAGCCAGCAACGGTATCGGTCAATGGCCGTAATGTCTCCGTAAGTGGTGAAATGGTTGATAGTTATTGGGCTAAAAATGGACCTGGCGATACAATCTACAAGTTTGCCATTGGTGGAACGGATAGTGACTACCAAAAAGCTTGGTCTAGTATTCTTGGAGAACATTAG
- the tyrS gene encoding tyrosine--tRNA ligase, whose amino-acid sequence MTIFEELKARGLIFQTTDEEALVKAFEEGPVSFYTGYDPTADSLHLGHLVAILTSRRLQLAGHKPYALVGGATGLIGDPSFKDAERSLQTKETVEGWVEKIQGQLSRFLDFENGDNKAVMVNNYDWFGSVSFIDFLRDVGKYFTVNYMMSKESVKKRIETGISYTEFAYQIMQGYDFYELNAKYGVTLQIGGSDQWGNMTAGTELLRRKADKSGHVITVPLITDSTGKKFGKSEGNAVWLDATKTTPYEMYQFWLNVMDDDAVRFLKIFTFLSLEEIEEIGKEFDQARHQRLAQKVLAREVVTLVHGKEAYEQAVHITEQLFAGNIKALSARDLKVALNGVPTYEISADENLNIVELLVNAKISPSKRQAREDVQNGAIYINGERVQDLDYTLSDTDKIDNEITVIRRGKKKNFVLTY is encoded by the coding sequence ATGACAATTTTTGAAGAACTAAAAGCACGTGGCTTGATTTTTCAAACCACAGATGAAGAAGCCCTTGTAAAAGCCTTTGAAGAAGGGCCAGTCTCATTCTACACCGGTTATGACCCAACAGCAGACAGTCTCCACCTTGGACACCTCGTCGCTATCCTTACTAGTCGTCGCCTTCAATTGGCTGGCCACAAACCTTACGCCCTCGTTGGGGGTGCGACAGGTTTGATTGGTGACCCATCATTTAAAGATGCTGAGCGTAGCCTCCAAACCAAAGAAACCGTTGAAGGTTGGGTAGAAAAAATCCAAGGCCAACTCTCTCGCTTCCTTGATTTTGAAAATGGTGATAACAAAGCCGTTATGGTCAACAACTATGACTGGTTTGGTTCAGTTAGTTTCATCGATTTCTTGCGTGATGTCGGTAAATACTTCACAGTTAACTACATGATGAGCAAGGAATCTGTTAAGAAACGTATCGAAACAGGTATCTCTTACACTGAGTTCGCTTACCAAATTATGCAAGGTTACGACTTCTATGAACTCAATGCTAAATATGGCGTAACCCTACAAATTGGTGGTTCTGACCAATGGGGTAACATGACAGCAGGTACTGAGCTCTTGCGTCGTAAAGCGGACAAATCTGGACACGTAATCACAGTTCCACTTATCACAGATTCAACTGGTAAAAAATTCGGCAAATCTGAAGGCAACGCTGTCTGGCTTGACGCTACTAAGACAACACCTTACGAAATGTACCAATTCTGGCTTAACGTTATGGACGATGATGCCGTTCGTTTCTTGAAAATTTTCACTTTCTTGTCACTTGAAGAAATCGAAGAAATCGGTAAAGAATTTGACCAAGCTCGTCACCAACGTTTAGCACAAAAGGTTCTGGCTCGCGAAGTTGTTACTTTGGTTCACGGTAAAGAAGCCTATGAACAAGCTGTTCACATCACCGAACAACTCTTCGCTGGTAACATTAAAGCCCTCTCAGCACGTGACCTTAAAGTTGCCCTCAATGGTGTTCCAACCTATGAGATTTCAGCAGATGAAAATCTTAACATTGTTGAACTTCTCGTCAATGCTAAAATTTCACCATCTAAACGTCAAGCACGTGAAGACGTGCAAAACGGTGCTATCTATATCAACGGTGAACGCGTGCAAGACTTGGATTACACTCTTTCAGATACCGATAAGATTGACAATGAAATCACTGTTATCCGTCGCGGTAAGAAGAAAAACTTTGTTTTAACTTACTAA